A window of the Brassica napus cultivar Da-Ae chromosome C5, Da-Ae, whole genome shotgun sequence genome harbors these coding sequences:
- the LOC106399006 gene encoding uncharacterized protein LOC106399006 gives MMFAKKTEQKFGCYCNVFAVWSRSSRWQKASKCKLHIQNLLCSVKVQRARTECMVRQSRSDIAQLVPYGRFREALPKAKQFYEDERRLLAYDQVKYLCTSILQSFSPLLHQSDVHLLPDEMKEAMAGLIFAASRIGELKELQIIRCLFVQRFGQKFDKDCVDLRPGNLVSSEIVNILDTTMPQDAISPEIIMAISQKYQTDFITSVDSITEDSASLNNLGNADSDTLARRKKVTKENPKCLHTDRGESQERDRSKFMR, from the exons ATGATGTTTGCCAAGAAAACAGAACAGAAGTTCGGATGCTATTGTAATGTTTTTGCTGTTTGGTCTCGTTCTTCAAGATGGCAAAAAGCTTCAAAGTG CAAACTCCATATCCAGAATCTGCTATGTTCTGTCAAGGTGCAACGAGCACGAACAGAGTGTATGGTCAGACAGTCCCGGTCCGATATTGCTCAACTCGTTCCTTACGGCCGCTTTCGTGAAGCACTTCCTAAG GCGAAGCAGTTCTATGAAGATGAGAGAAGGCTATTAGCTTACGATCAGGTCAAGTACTTGTGCACATCTATATTGCAGAGTTTTTCTCCTCTACTTCATCAAAG CGATGTTCATCTCTTACCGGATGAAATGAAAGAAGCAATGGCCGGACTGATATTTGCCGCATCAAGAATCGGGGAGCTTAAGGAGCTACAAATCATAAGGTGCTTGTTCGTTCAAAGATTTGGGCAGAAGTTTGACAAAGATTGCGTAGATTTGCGTCCAGGGAACCTAGTGAGCTCGGAGATAGTTAACATTCTAGACACGACTATGCCGCAAGATGCAATTAGTCCAGAGATCATAATGGCAATTTCACAAAAGTACCAAACCGACTTCATTACTTCCGTGGATTCAATAACTGAAGATTCAGCTTCACTTAATAATCTTGGCAATGCTGATTCTGATACGCTTGCAAGGAGAAAGAAAGTCACGAAGGAGAATCCAAAGTGTCTGCATACAGATCGTGGAGAGTCTCAAGAAAGAGATCGGTCAAAGTTCATGAGATAA